Below is a window of Staphylococcus succinus DNA.
ATATCTATAATACGCTCCAATTGATCAATACCTTGTATATCATCACAGTCTCCGGGTTTAACCTTAGATTTATTAATCTCTTTTGCTAATGATTTATATAACACTTCATTTACTAGCGTACTCTTACCAGATCCTGAAACACCTGTGACAACAGTCATTGTAGATAACGGAAAATCAACGTCGATTTCTTTTAGATTATTACTACGTGCACCTTTAACACTTATCTTTCTATCTGTAATTTCACGACGTACTTCAGGCACTTCTATACGTTTTTTACCACTTAAATATTGACCAGTTAAGGATTTTTTACTATTCATTACCTGCTTTGGAGTGCCACTAGCAACAATTTCTCCACCATGCTCTCCTGCACCTGGTCCAACATCTACTAAGTAATCTGCCGCCCGCATAGTATCATCATCATGTTCGACAACTATAAGTGTATTTCCAAGATCACGCATTTCTTTCAAAGTATCGATAAGTCGGTCATTATCACGTTGGTGTAACCCAATTGATGGTTCATCTAAGACATAGAGTACACCTGAAAGTCTTGATCCAATTTGAGTAGCCAAACGAATACGTTGTGCTTCTCCACCAGATAAAGAACCTGACGCACGATTAAGCGTTAAGTATTCTAAACCAACATTATATAAAAACTCAAGACGTGAAATGATTTCCTTTAATATTTGATCTGCAATTTTTTGATCTTGGTCTGACAATTCAATATGTCGATAATGATATAACGCTGTTTTGATTGAATTTTCAACAATTTCACCTATATTTTTCCCAGCGACATAAACAGATAACGCCTCAGGACTCAAACGTTTACCATGACATGTCTCACAAGGTAGTTCCGTCATGTACTTGCTCATCATTTCTCTCACGAGTTCTGAGGGAGATTCATGGTAACGTCGATTAATATTATTGATAACACCTTCAAATTCCATAGTACGTTTACGTGTTGTACCGTTTCGCTGTTTAAAGACAAATTCAATTTCTTTGCCGTTTGAACCATTAAGGATAATATCTTTTTGTCTAGCTGTTAATGTTTTAAATGGTTTATCCATGTTAATTTTGTATACTTCACATACACGATTTAACAGTGTTGGATAAAAATCAGAACTCGTTGGTTCCCATGCTACAATAGCACCTTCGTTTAATGTTTTATTTTTATCAGGTACGATTAAATCTAAGTCTACTTTTAATTTTTGACCTAAACCATCACAAGTTGGACATGCTCCAAATGGACTGTTAAAACTGAACATTCGTGGCTCTAATTCTCCAATTGAAAATCCACATATTGGACATGCATGATTCTCAGAGAACTTTAATTCATCGCCGTCAATGATATCTACAATTAAACTACCTTCTGAAAGATTCAAGCCAGTCTCAATAGAATCAGCAAGACGCGCTTCTATGCCTTCTTTGACCACAAGTCTATCAATAACAACTTCAATTGTATGATTTTTATTTTTGTCTAATTCAGGTACTTCATTTACATCTGTAATCTCACCATCTACACGTACGCGTACATAACCTTTTTTGCTGATATCATCGATAAGTTTTTCTTGTGATCCTTTTCTATGTGAAACCACAGGCGCTAATAGTTGAATCTTAGAACGTTCTTCAAGCTGCATGACGCGATCTACCATTTGCTGAACGGTTTGGGATTCTATTTCAATACCATGATTGGGGCAGAATGGCTTTCCAACACGAGCATAAAGCAGACGAATATAATCATATATTTCAGTAACTGTCGCTACGGTTGATCTTGGGTTCTTACTTGTCGTCTTTTGATCGATAGATATTGCTGGAGATAAACCTTCTATAGTGTCCACATCAGGTTTATCCATTTGACCTAAAAACTGTCGTGCATAAGCACTCAAAGATTCTACATATCTGCGTTGTCCTTCCGCATATATCGTATCGAAGGCGAGTGAGGATTTGCCCGACCCTGATAGACCTGTCATAACAATGAGTTTATCCTTTGGTATTTCAATATCTACATCTTTTAAATTGTGGGCGCGTGCCCCTTTTACTACAATGGATGGTTGTTTCATATTTGTCACCCTTCTGCTTTTAATTCAAATAACATATCTCTAAGTTCTGTAGCTTTTTCGAAATCTAAATCTTTAGCTGCTTGCTTCATTTCTTTTTCTATATTGGCAATCGTTTTTTGTCGTTCTTTTTTCGTCATTTTCTTAGGTACTTCAGTTTGTTGTTGTTCATTTGTTTCATCATTATCAACTGTAGCACTAATGACATCGTGTATTTTTTTATTGATTGTAGTTGGCGTAATGTTATGTTTTTCATTATATGCTTGTTGAATCGAACGACGTCGCTCTGTTTCATCCATAGCGAAGCGCATAGAGTCAGTAACCTTATCTCCATACATAATAACTTCTCCACCACTATTACGCGCTGCACGTCCTATGGTTTGTACGAGTGACCGTTCTGAACGTAAGAAACCTTCTTTGTCTGCGTCGAGAATAACTACAAGCGAAACTTCAGGAATATCGATACCTTCACGTAATAAATTAATCCCTACGATGACATCGTAGGTGCCCATACGCAAATCCCGAATGATTTCAATACGTTCTAACGTTTTAATTTCAGAGTGTAAGTAGTTTACTTTAATTCCCGCTTCTTTTAAATACGTCGTTAAATCTTCACTCATTTTTTTAGTCAACGTGGTAACTAACACACGTTCATTACGTTCTATGCGTTCATAAATTTCGCTGATTAAATCATCAATTTGATTTTCAGTTGGACGTAAATCAATCTTAGGATCTAATAATCCGGTTGGACGAATAATTTGTTGAACCATTTCATCTGTATGTTCTAACTCATATGGCCCTGGTGTTGCAGATACATAAACAAGTTGATTAGTTTTATCTTCAAACTCAGAAAATTGCAAGGGTCTGTTATCCAAAGCACTCGGTAGACGGAACCCATGATCGACAAGCACCTGCTTACGTGCACGGTCACCATTATACATACCCCTTATTTGTGGTAACGTCACATGTGATTCGTCGATCATCACTAACCAATCGTCTCCAAAATAATCTAAGAGTGTATACGGTGTAGAACCCATAGGTCTTAATGTTAAATGTACTGAATAATTTTCAATACCAGAACAAAAGCCCATCTCTCTCATCATTTCTAAGTCATAATTCGTACGTTGTTCTAAACGTTGTGCTTCTAGTAATTTATTCTCAGAGCGTAATTCAGTTAATCGCTCTTCTAATTCTGTTTCAATTCTTTGAATGGCTGATTTCATTTTTTCTTCGCGTGTTACGAAATGGGATGCTGGGAAGATAGCGAAGTGGTCACGTTCTCTTAATACTTCCCCTGTTAGATAATTCACTTCTCGTATGCGATCAATTTCATCACCAAAAAACTCTACCCTAATACACATTTCTTCACGAGAGGCTGGAAAGATTTCTACTACATCTCCTCTGACACGGAACGTCCCGCGTCTAAAATCAATATCGTTTCTTGTGTATTGAACATCTACAAGTTTTCTTAAAAGTTCACTTCTATCCATTTCCATACCTACTCGAACACTAACAACTAAATCCCGATATTCTTCGGGATTACCTAAACCATAGATGCAACTTACACTTGCGATAATAATAACATCATCCCGTTCAAAAAGTGCACTTGTAGCGGAGTGGCGTAATTGATCAATTTCATCGTTAATTGAAGCATCTTTTTCTATAAATGTATCTGTAGATGGTACATACGCTTCTGGTTGATAATAATCATAATAACTGACAAAGTATTCTACTCTATTTTCTGGAAAAAATTCTTTAAATTCACTATATAATTGTCCTGCTAATGTTTTATTATGAGCGATAATCAACGTAGGTTTGCCTACTTGCTGAATAACGTTACTCATTGTAAATGTTTTACCTGTACCCGTAGCCCCAAGTAATGTTTGGTGTCTTTTGCCTTCGTTTACACCCTTTACAATTTCTTTTATCGCTCCTGGTTGATCACCTTGTGGTTCAAAGTCAGATTGTAGTTTAAATGGATAGTGTTCCATAGTGACACACGCCTCCTATATTTTTTCTAGTTACTATGAACATACTTTATGTGCCTATTCCCTATGTTAAAAATTGTATGTTTAATATCTGCATATGCTTAATCTTGTTATATATTTTAACAGATTTCAAGTTATTAAAGCAAACATTTGTTCGCATAAATAACATAGTTTACTATAAAGAAAAAACAAACATAGTGACGTTACCATGTTTGCCTTAATTGCTTATGCCAATTTTAATTTTTTATTATTTAGGATATATTATTATAATGTTTTCACTTTACTATAGCAATTTAGTTGCTCAATACACATTGTTCAGTCATCTTCTTTTTTATGTAATTTTAATTGGTCAATAATAATGTAACCAGCTAATAATGAGACAACATCGATAAAAATGATCCATTCGTTATGAAAAAATCCCTTTTCTATTGAGGCGCCAACAATGACAAATGCCAAAATTGACCCTACCCACTTGCTTCTAGTTAATACGCTAAATAATACAACGAGAATGCATGGAAAAAATGCTGCAAGCATAAACCAAATCATTCACTTCACCCATTTCTATTGTTTAGAATGGCCATCGTCGTTTCTCGTAACTCTTTTCTTGGTATAAATTTCTCTGTTAACATTTCTGGAATAATATTATCGATAAAATCTTGTACTGAACTAAGATGATCGAATTGCATGATTGTCTCTAAAGACATTTCATATATTTCAAAAAATAACGGCTCTGGATTACGTTTTTGTATTTCTCCAAATGTTTCATATAATAAATCTATTTTATCAGCGACCGATAGTATCTGGCCTTCAAGTGAATCGTCTTTGCCTTCTTGGAGCCTTTTACGATAAATATCTTGATAAGGTTCTGGAATTTCTTCATTTATAAAGTGGTCTACCATTTCTTCTTCAACTTGTGAGAACAATTTTTTTAATTCCCCACTTGCATACTTCACTGGCGTTTTAATATCTCCAGTAAAAATTTCTGCAAAATCATGGTTCAAAGCTTTTTCATACAAACTTTTCCAATCAACTTCATTGCCATGGTATTCCTCTACCGTTCCCAAATATTGTGCAATTTTAGCAACTTTAAATGAATGCGCAGCGACATTATGTTCAAAGTATTTAAATTGTCCCGGTAATCTAATTAATTTTTCTAAATCAGATAAGCGTTTAAAATATTGATGTACTCCCATGACATCGCCTCCTAGTTTATTTAATGATTGATTATACTTGTTTTTATAATATCATTCAACAATCAAAATGTCTTATCAATATAACTGAAGATAGATAATTATTTTTATGATATAGATAATTTAATAAATCAATTACTTTTGTTGCCTAATAATATAACAACCACTCCTCTATATTATTGGAGTGGTTGTTATATTATTGAATGCTTATTGAATTAGAAATACACATTATGGCGAGACTTTTAGCGTCTTGTATTCTCACGTTACTGTATTCATTAATGATTGATTATAATCAATCATTAATGAATATAGTTATATTGATATGCATTATGAATTGTTCTATATGACTTTTGTCCTAGGCCTTGCCAATTCATTTCTGATACTAAAATAGAGCCGTCTGCATTTTTACGTTCTACAACACCTACATGACCATATTGGCCTGCATTACTTTGAATAATAGCTCCTACTTCCGGTGTATGATTTACGCGATAGCCGTTTTGACTTGCGGCAACAGCCCAATTATTTGCGTTGCCCCATAAATTCCCAACTGATTTACCTAGTTGTTGGCGACGATCAAACGCATAGAACGTACATTGTCCACGGTCATAATAATTACGCCCATTTGAAACTACTGGTACTTCATTATTTGGCTTTGTTGGTAAATAATCTGCGTGTGAAGTGACGCTTTGTTTCGTTACTTTTAAATCTGGGGTATGTGTCCATTCATTTTGTACTACCGGTATTGCGCGGTTTGAAGTCACAGATGTGTTTGAATTGGAGGATGAATTATCGACACGGCTACTACCACTTGTATCTTGAGTATATGTTTGATTTATTTCATTAAAATATGTTTGTTGTTGATTATTTAAATGTGCCGATCCTTTTTCTGACACTGCTAATAGTTCCCCTGGATATATCATTTCTCCTACGTTCGGATTTAGTTGATACAACTGCTCCATGGTGATATTGTACTTTAACGCTATACTTTGTATAGTATCCCCATATTTTACTTCTACTATATCGCTATCTGGTAAGATTAACTGCTCACCTACACTCACATCATATTTGTCTGATAATTGATTTAATGCTTTAATTTCACTCGTTGTTGTTGCGAAGGTTTGTGCTATATCAGATAAATTAGTATCCTCTTTTACTGTATGTACTTGATCGGCTGAAGCGATACTATTAATTCCCAAAAATAATGCTGTCGATGTTACAAAAAATGCTATTCCCTTCTTCATGATGTCTCAATCCTTTGCTGTTTTAATTTTATTCACCATTAATATAGCACAAAATATTATATCTTTTTCTTATGTTACCCGAATGTAATATAACCGTTATTTTATATGTTGGGATTTTTATTTTATAACGTCAACAAAACAACATAAACATTGATCTGACAATGTTTAAACTTATTATTTACCATTCCTCAGTTTAAGGCGTGTAATAAGAATATTTGAAAATTACATTTATTTATGTTCCTCTTTAATCAATAAAAAACTGAACACACATGTTTAAATGTATGCTCAGTTTTTGAGTTTTCTTTAATTTTCAGAGTGATCCATTTGGCTACGTAAATAAGATTCTATAAATGGTCCTATATCTCCATCCATAACAGCATCAACTTTCCCTGTTTCTTCATTTGTTCTATGATCTTTGACCATAGCATAAGGGTGAAAAACATATGATCTAATCTGGCTACCCCAACCAATTTCTTTTTGTTCACCACGAATTTCTGCCATTTCCTGCTCTTGTTCCTCAATTTTTAATTGGTACAATTTGGATTTCAATGTTTTCATAGCAGCTTCTCTATTTTTGATTTGAGACCGTTCATTTTGGTTATTGACTACTATACCAGAAGGGTGGTGAGTAATTCGAATTGCGGATTCTGTTTTGTTAATGTGTTGTCCACCTGCACCTGATGCTCTAAACGTATCAACGGTAATATCATCAGGGTTGATATCAATTTCAATTTCTGTATTATTAAATTCTGGTATAACATCACACGATGCAAATGATGTATGTCTTCTGCCAGACGAATCAAATGGTGATATACGTACTAGACGATGAACGCCTTTTTCTGCTTTTAAGTAACCATAAGCATTATGTCCTTTTATGACTAAAGTAACACTCTTAACACCCGCTTCATCTCCAGGCAAGTAATCGGCAATTTCTACCTTGAAACCTTTTTGTTCACAGTAACGTTGGTACATTCTTAATAACATGTTCGTCCAATCTTGAGACTCTGTACCGCCAGCGCCTGGGTGAAGTTCCATAATTGCACCATTTGCATCATAAGGCCCATCAAGTAATAGTTGTAATTCAAATTGATCTATACTTGTTTTGAACTCCATAACATTTTGCTCTAAATCATGTTTCATGAGCGCATCATCTTCTTCAAGCAATAGCTCTCTTGTAGTATCCATATCATCAATTTCAGATTCTAAACCACGGTATGCATTTACTATAGATTTTAATGCGTTATTTTTATCAATGACTGCTTGGGCCTCATTTTGGTCATCCCAAAAAGTAGGGTCAGTCATCTTTTCTTCATATTCTTGAATATTTGTCTCTTTTTCTTCTAAGTCAAAGAGACCCCCTAAGTTGTTCTAATTTTTCTTTATAGTTATCTATATTACGCTTAATTTCTGATAATTCCATTAGACATCTCTCCTGTTATTGTACGAATGATAAATTTATTAAACTCCAAAATCATTTTATTCAATATAACTATTCTACAAAAGTTTTATATTAATGCCAACTTTATTCGTCTCACAACATCTTTCAGTTAATATAAGATAAATTCACTTCAAGACAAATAAAACTGGAAGTTGATAGCATTACCATCAAGTCTCCCAGCTTTAAATAAGCATCACTTATACATTATGCACCGTGACAATTTTTGTATTTTTTTCCACTACCACATGGACAAGGGTCATTTCTACCTACATGTTCATCTTTAACAAAAGGCTCTGATTTTGTATCCTCTTTAGAATTATCACCATCTGCAGATACATGTTCCGCATTACCAAAATTTGTCGTTTTATCTCTTTCTAAATCATCTTCCACAGAAACGACTGATTTCAAGATAAACTTACTTACATCTTCTTCGATATTCTCCATCATCGTATCAAAAAGTTGATGCCCTTCATTTTGATAGTCACGCAGTGGATTTTGCTGACCGTATGAACGTAGGTGTATACCTTGACGCAACTGATCCATTGTATCAATGTGATCAGTCCAATGATTATCTATTGAACGCAGTAAAATCATACGCTCAAATTCATCAAACTGGCTACCAATTTTTTCTTTTTGATCTTTTAAGCCTACTTCAACTTTAGACCAAACCACATCAAAGATATCTTCTTTGTCTTTACCTTTAATTTCTTCTTCTTTTAAATCACCTTCGTTTAAGAACACGTCATCAACATAATTAATAAATGGTTCATAATCTGGCTCATCATCTTCATCATTCACATGATAGTGTACACTTCTTTCAAGCGTTGAACGGAGCATTGCATTGACCAATTCACCGCTTGCATCACTATCAATAATTCTATTACGCTCAGTATATATAATTTCACGTTGTTTACGTAATACATCATCATATTCTAGAACACGTTTACGTGCATCGAAGTTATTACCCTCAACACGTTTTTGCGCAGATTCAACGGCGCGGGACACCATTTTGGATTCTATCGGTGTAGAGTCATCCATACCTAAGCGGTTCATCATACTTTGTAAACGTTCAGAACCAAAGCGAACCATCAATTCATCTTGTAATGATAAATAGAAACGACTATCACCTCTATCACCTTGACGACCTGAACGACCACGTAATTGGTCATCAATACGACGAGACTCGTGGCGCTCTGTACCAATAACGGCTAGACCACCAATTTCTTCTACGCCAGCGCCAAGTTTAATATCAGTACCACGACCTGCCATGTTCGTAGCAATCGTAACTGCTCCACGTTCGCCAGCGCCAGCTACTATTTCCGCTTCACGTTCATGGTTTTTAGCATTTAACACATCATGACGCACACCATTTTTCTTCAATAAATTTGAAATATATTCGCTGGTTTCAACTGCCACTGTTCCTAATAATACTGGCTGACCTAACTTATGTTTCTCAATTACGTCTGCTACAACCGCATCAAATTTACCTTTTTGGCTAATATATATTAAATCAGGTTTATCAATACGTTGAACAGGTTTGTTTGTAGGTATTTGAGTTACAGTCATATTATATATATTTCTAAACTCTTCTTCTTCCGTCTTCGCTGTCCCTGTCATCCCTGATAATTTATTATACATTCTGAAATAGTTTTGGAATGTAATTGAGGCCATTGTTTTAGATTCATTTTGAATCTTCACACCTTCTTTAGCTTCAATAGCTTGGTGTAAGCCTTCAGAAAAACGACGACCAGGCATAGTACGTCCGGTAAATTGGTCTACAATTAACACTTCGCCGGCATTCACCATATAATCAACATCTTTTTGAAGCGTTACATGTGCACGCAAAGCTGTATTAATATGACTAATAATATCGACGTTTTTAACATCATATAAATTGTCAATTTTAAACATACGCTCTGCTTTATCCGTACCTTGTTCTGTTAATTGTACGGCTTTTGTTTTTTCATCAAAATTATAGTCGTCTTCGTTTTTTAACATTTTAGCAAAAACGTTTGCTTGAGTGTATAGGGAAGTTGATTTTTCTGCTTCACCTGAAATGATTAATGGGGTACGGGCTTCATCGATTAAAATAGAATCGACCTCATCAATAATAGCGTAATGAAGTGGTCTCATTACACGTTCTTCCGCATAGTTAACCATGTTATCACGTAAGTAATCAAAACCTAACTCATTGTTTGTACTATACGTAATATCACTTGCATATGCTTCTCTTTTTTCATCTGTACTCTTGCTGTTTAAGTTTAGTCCTACAGATAACCCAAGGAATTCATAAAGTTCTGCCATTTCTTCACTTTGACTACTTGCTAAGTACTCATTTACTGTGATTACATGGACACCACGTCCTGTTAATGCATTTAAATAAGTTGGCATCGTCGCAGTCAATGTTTTACCTTCACCTGTTCTCATTTCAGAGATATCACCATTATGAATTGCGATCCCCCCCATAACTTGTACTTTATAAGGGATCATATTAAATACACGTTTTGAACCTTCTCTCACTATAGCAAAGGCTTCTGGTAAAATATCATCAAGCATTTTATTTTGCTTTTTCACATCTTCTTCTTCACGTAATTTAGCTTGAAATGCTTTTGTTTTTTCTCTAATCTCTTCATCAGTTAATATCGACATATCCTCTTCTAACGCTAGGACTTTGTCGGCTAATTTACCAAGGCGCTTTATTTCTTTTTTATTGCCATCTGCAATTTTTGATAAAAAACCCATTCTGTTCGCTCCTTTAGCTTTATAACTCTTAGCTTACAACATCTTATGATACCATTTATAAGCTGAAATTTACATTTATTCACTTCACTCTTTAAACTCTCGTTTAGCTTGTTTAACTTGTAATTATCCTTCATTACTCATCAAGAATTTTCATATTTCTATATATTTTTATTATACACTTAAAATATACACATATTGTTGGTCAACTTTCAAATTATTACATACTAACATAGCAAAAAATGAGCGTCCATGATTTAACACAATCATGGACGCTACGGCTAATTATTATTTAGTATGATTTAACATAAATTATTCAGTTGTTTCGATTAAACCATATTTTCCATCTTTTCTTTTATACACAATACTAGTGCCGTCTGTTTCACGATCTGTGAAAATAAAGAAATCGTGTCCCAGCAAATCCATTTGTAGCACTGCTTCTTCTGAATCCATTGGTTTTAAACTGAAATTTTTTGCACGAATGATTTCAATATCATTGTCACTATCATCACTTTGAAGTTCAGCTGCTTCATTTTCTTCTGGTAATGATGCGAATACTTCTTGATCGCCACGATTACGTTTTTTACGATTGACACGCGTTTTGTATTTTCTTACTTGTCTTTCAAGTTTACCATTGATTAAATCAATGCCTGCGTATAAATCATCATGGCGTTCTTCAGCTCTTAAGGTAACATTTTTCAATGGAATAGTTACTTCAATTTTTGAAGCTGAATTTTGATAGGTTTTGACTTTAACGTGTGCAGTTGCATTTGGCACATCATTAAAGTAACGTTCTAATTTACCAATTTTCTCCTCAATATAGTTGCGAATCGCATCAGTAATAGTGAGGTTCTCCCCGTGAATTTCAAATCTGATCATAGTAATCGACTCCTTTAAAAACCTCTATATTGGTAATATTGCTTATCCTTATAATACCACTTTTCTACTATCGTGCAAACGTAAAGACATCGAATTTTCTGATTTTTCTCACAAAAAGACTTTTTGCTGCTTTATGAACCGTTATGCCTGTAGTGTATATATCATCTACAAGTAAAATGAATTTATTTTCTAAATCGATAGAACTGGTTAATTCAAATGGATGATCGACCTGTAACCGCATTTGCTTTCCCATTGTATACTGTCTTGGTCGTAATTGAGTGGATAGAAGTGTTTCATATTGAATTTGCTTGTAATCTAATACGGTAGTAACTGGGTTAAACGTACGTGCCTTATCCCTTTCTATTGGTGAAGGTATTGGCACAATATAATCATAATTTACTTTAGGTAACTCTATTTGTTCTGCTAGTATTTTACATAAAGCTACATCCTTCATAAACTTATATTTATGAATAGTTGATTTCATAATCCCCTTATATTGAAATTGACAATGCAGTCGATTCATTAATACATAATGCATAGATAAAAATAGACAGTCCCTACACTTTTCTTCGTTAATGTCTAATAACTTCAGACACCTTGGACAACGTTGGTACATAGTCATGCCCACTACTTTCCATTGTTCTATACAATGTGCACACCATGGAGATGGTTTTTTATAAAAATTTTGGGCATTGAGTGATTCGAATATATTTTCGTGGCATTGTATGCATTTAGTCATCTATCCACCCCTTGTATCGAGCTAAATCATTCATTTTTCTTATATTACGTCGGGCTTTAAGCATATTCAAAGTAATACCTTCATGAAAAAATAGTACAAGTCCCGATGGTGCTTGTGCTTTTCTTCCTACCCTACCAGCAATTTGAATTAAAGCACTACTGTCAAACGTATGACTATGCATGACAATGACATCCAAGTTTGCCATGGTAAAGCCTCTTTCTAAAATTGTAGTCGTAAAAATAATATGATATTTTCCATGTCTCAAATTTCGTATTTTTTCAAATCGCAAACTATCTTCGCTGTGTACATATGTGAGCGAAGCAATTTTCTTTTTATAATGTAGGTACATTTGTTTCATTAATTGAATATGATTGAAAAATACGAGGGTATATCGTTTTGATTGAATTTGATGCATAAATATATTTAACAGCATGTATTGTATTTTATAGGGCTGAATTTTGTAATATTTAAATTTAGGAAGAGGTAAAGCGTGTCTGTGGAATCGCGCGGGTAACGTGATAAGTGTATCATCAGGCATTTGTCGTAACAGTTTGCGGGGTGGTGTTGCTGTCATGTAAACATGACTATAACGCTTTTTTGAAGCTGCTGTTATAGCATGCATTAACGATGGATCCATAGAAAGCGGAAAAGCATCAACTTCATCTACTATGATGACATCAAAATGACGCTTAAATCGATATAATTGATGTATAGTGGCAATTATAAAATGTCCATTATACATTTGCCGTTGCCCTTGATAAAGTATATCTATATACTCTTCTTGAAAAGCCTCTTTCATGCGTGAACTCACTTCTAATACTACGTCTACACGAGGCGATACGATTGCAATATTATCACCTCGTTGTCTCGCAAATTTTATACCTTCAAATGTCATCTCTGTTTTACCTGCACCGGTTACTGCATATAATATTAATGAACGGTATCCTTGGATTGCATTGACAATTTTTGTGGAGGCGAATAATTGTTGCTCAGAGAGTTCAAACGATAAGTTATATTTTCCTCCAGAACTTTGTTGTCTTGATTCAGTAACATAAATGTCTCTGATATTATCCATTCTACCCAGGCTAATACAATTTCTGCAGTAAACAATGGTTTGACCTAATACTTTTGAAAAATATTCATAAAAATGCTTTGGCTCTGCAGT
It encodes the following:
- the secA gene encoding preprotein translocase subunit SecA → MGFLSKIADGNKKEIKRLGKLADKVLALEEDMSILTDEEIREKTKAFQAKLREEEDVKKQNKMLDDILPEAFAIVREGSKRVFNMIPYKVQVMGGIAIHNGDISEMRTGEGKTLTATMPTYLNALTGRGVHVITVNEYLASSQSEEMAELYEFLGLSVGLNLNSKSTDEKREAYASDITYSTNNELGFDYLRDNMVNYAEERVMRPLHYAIIDEVDSILIDEARTPLIISGEAEKSTSLYTQANVFAKMLKNEDDYNFDEKTKAVQLTEQGTDKAERMFKIDNLYDVKNVDIISHINTALRAHVTLQKDVDYMVNAGEVLIVDQFTGRTMPGRRFSEGLHQAIEAKEGVKIQNESKTMASITFQNYFRMYNKLSGMTGTAKTEEEEFRNIYNMTVTQIPTNKPVQRIDKPDLIYISQKGKFDAVVADVIEKHKLGQPVLLGTVAVETSEYISNLLKKNGVRHDVLNAKNHEREAEIVAGAGERGAVTIATNMAGRGTDIKLGAGVEEIGGLAVIGTERHESRRIDDQLRGRSGRQGDRGDSRFYLSLQDELMVRFGSERLQSMMNRLGMDDSTPIESKMVSRAVESAQKRVEGNNFDARKRVLEYDDVLRKQREIIYTERNRIIDSDASGELVNAMLRSTLERSVHYHVNDEDDEPDYEPFINYVDDVFLNEGDLKEEEIKGKDKEDIFDVVWSKVEVGLKDQKEKIGSQFDEFERMILLRSIDNHWTDHIDTMDQLRQGIHLRSYGQQNPLRDYQNEGHQLFDTMMENIEEDVSKFILKSVVSVEDDLERDKTTNFGNAEHVSADGDNSKEDTKSEPFVKDEHVGRNDPCPCGSGKKYKNCHGA
- the prfB gene encoding peptide chain release factor 2 (programmed frameshift); the encoded protein is MELSEIKRNIDNYKEKLEQLRGSLDLEEKETNIQEYEEKMTDPTFWDDQNEAQAVIDKNNALKSIVNAYRGLESEIDDMDTTRELLLEEDDALMKHDLEQNVMEFKTSIDQFELQLLLDGPYDANGAIMELHPGAGGTESQDWTNMLLRMYQRYCEQKGFKVEIADYLPGDEAGVKSVTLVIKGHNAYGYLKAEKGVHRLVRISPFDSSGRRHTSFASCDVIPEFNNTEIEIDINPDDITVDTFRASGAGGQHINKTESAIRITHHPSGIVVNNQNERSQIKNREAAMKTLKSKLYQLKIEEQEQEMAEIRGEQKEIGWGSQIRSYVFHPYAMVKDHRTNEETGKVDAVMDGDIGPFIESYLRSQMDHSEN
- the hpf gene encoding ribosome hibernation-promoting factor, HPF/YfiA family, which encodes MIRFEIHGENLTITDAIRNYIEEKIGKLERYFNDVPNATAHVKVKTYQNSASKIEVTIPLKNVTLRAEERHDDLYAGIDLINGKLERQVRKYKTRVNRKKRNRGDQEVFASLPEENEAAELQSDDSDNDIEIIRAKNFSLKPMDSEEAVLQMDLLGHDFFIFTDRETDGTSIVYKRKDGKYGLIETTE
- a CDS encoding DNA/RNA helicase, whose protein sequence is MVCQLRQTCLFLWRSSSIKHYGKLITDRTILSDEVIKFRSKGIVRKDGMWRCYQCDTAEPKHFYEYFSKVLGQTIVYCRNCISLGRMDNIRDIYVTESRQQSSGGKYNLSFELSEQQLFASTKIVNAIQGYRSLILYAVTGAGKTEMTFEGIKFARQRGDNIAIVSPRVDVVLEVSSRMKEAFQEEYIDILYQGQRQMYNGHFIIATIHQLYRFKRHFDVIIVDEVDAFPLSMDPSLMHAITAASKKRYSHVYMTATPPRKLLRQMPDDTLITLPARFHRHALPLPKFKYYKIQPYKIQYMLLNIFMHQIQSKRYTLVFFNHIQLMKQMYLHYKKKIASLTYVHSEDSLRFEKIRNLRHGKYHIIFTTTILERGFTMANLDVIVMHSHTFDSSALIQIAGRVGRKAQAPSGLVLFFHEGITLNMLKARRNIRKMNDLARYKGWIDD
- a CDS encoding ComF family protein, translated to MTKCIQCHENIFESLNAQNFYKKPSPWCAHCIEQWKVVGMTMYQRCPRCLKLLDINEEKCRDCLFLSMHYVLMNRLHCQFQYKGIMKSTIHKYKFMKDVALCKILAEQIELPKVNYDYIVPIPSPIERDKARTFNPVTTVLDYKQIQYETLLSTQLRPRQYTMGKQMRLQVDHPFELTSSIDLENKFILLVDDIYTTGITVHKAAKSLFVRKIRKFDVFTFAR